The Iamia majanohamensis genome window below encodes:
- a CDS encoding class II glutamine amidotransferase — MCRLFGLSAGPHRVHATFWLLDAPDSLQFQGRRNPDGTGLGHFTAAGEPVVDKEPVAAYSDVEFIREAKTVESTTFVAHVRVATTGELRTENTHPFAMDGRVMAHNGGFEGLGALEAELGDAMAMVQGDTDSERYMALVTREIDRHDGDVGAGISAAAGWLAAHVPLFSLNLVLATPTDLWALRYPDHHRLYVLDRAAGGPADGAGLRARGELMEVTSDHPHRSVVVASEPMDGHDDWRLMDSGELVHVHEDLTVTSSLALPDPPAVRAEDPLPYVP, encoded by the coding sequence ATGTGCCGCCTCTTCGGCCTCAGCGCCGGCCCGCACCGGGTGCACGCCACCTTCTGGCTGCTCGACGCCCCCGACAGCCTCCAGTTCCAGGGGCGCCGCAACCCCGACGGGACGGGTCTGGGCCACTTCACCGCCGCCGGCGAGCCCGTCGTCGACAAGGAGCCGGTGGCGGCCTACTCCGACGTCGAGTTCATCCGCGAGGCCAAGACGGTCGAGTCGACGACCTTCGTGGCCCACGTCCGGGTGGCCACCACCGGCGAGCTCCGCACCGAGAACACCCACCCCTTCGCCATGGACGGGCGGGTGATGGCCCACAACGGCGGGTTCGAGGGGCTGGGTGCGCTGGAGGCCGAGCTGGGTGACGCCATGGCCATGGTGCAGGGCGACACCGACTCCGAGCGCTACATGGCCCTGGTCACCCGGGAGATCGACCGACACGACGGCGACGTCGGGGCCGGGATCAGTGCCGCCGCGGGGTGGCTGGCCGCCCACGTCCCCCTCTTCTCGCTGAACCTGGTGCTGGCCACGCCCACCGACCTGTGGGCCCTGCGCTACCCCGACCACCACCGCTTGTACGTCCTCGACCGGGCCGCGGGCGGCCCCGCCGACGGTGCGGGCCTCCGGGCCCGGGGCGAGCTGATGGAGGTCACCTCCGACCACCCTCACCGGTCCGTCGTCGTCGCCTCCGAGCCCATGGACGGCCACGACGACTGGCGCCTCATGGACAGCGGCGAGCTGGTCCACGTGCACGAGGACCTGACGGTCACCTCGTCGCTCGCGCTGCCCGACCCGCCCGCGGTGCGCGCCGAGGACCCCCTGCCCTACGTCCCCTGA
- a CDS encoding APC family permease: protein MAWPALAMLMVASVGSIAQLSDSASFGLGAVTVYLLPALLFLVPVGLVSAELATSHEGGIFVWVRSAFGDRTGFQATWFVFMNSVTLYPSLLSFGAAALASALGRPDLSTNGAYMGTVVLAVFWLATWVVSRGMRSSTGISNLGLAFGTIIPALFLIFFMSAWLIDAKPSQITFALSDIAPPFTGLSSIALVVGTFVAFAGLEVNAVHIARMKGPPRNYLKAVLLAAATVFTTYLLGSLAISVAVPDASLELTSGASQAFTVYADGFGVTAMSYVLSGLLVLGALAASIAWIGGPSRSMWLVGRAGYLPPRLQRTNAEGVQISLLLLQGAIVSVLSFVFVVLPNTSAAFALLQDVSISLYMLMYVCMFASAIRLRRTQPDVPRPIRIKGLPVIAVVGALAAVAAIVLGLTPPAGYSTLSSGTYAAIVAGGVILLSLPPQLIYRLRKPSWDTDPEAVDELEADD from the coding sequence GTGGCGTGGCCCGCCCTGGCCATGCTCATGGTCGCCAGCGTGGGCAGCATCGCCCAGCTGTCGGACTCGGCCAGCTTCGGCCTCGGCGCGGTCACCGTCTACCTGCTGCCCGCCCTGCTGTTCCTGGTCCCCGTGGGCCTGGTGTCGGCCGAGCTGGCCACCAGCCACGAGGGCGGCATCTTCGTCTGGGTCCGCTCCGCGTTCGGCGACCGCACCGGCTTCCAGGCCACCTGGTTCGTCTTCATGAACAGCGTGACGCTCTACCCGTCGCTGCTGTCGTTCGGCGCCGCCGCCCTGGCCAGCGCCCTGGGTCGGCCCGACCTCTCCACCAACGGCGCGTACATGGGCACCGTGGTGCTGGCCGTGTTCTGGCTGGCCACGTGGGTGGTGTCGCGGGGCATGCGGTCCTCGACCGGCATCAGCAACCTGGGCCTGGCCTTCGGCACGATCATCCCCGCCCTGTTCCTCATCTTCTTCATGTCGGCCTGGCTGATCGACGCGAAGCCGTCGCAGATCACCTTCGCCCTGTCCGACATCGCCCCGCCGTTCACCGGGCTGTCGAGCATCGCCCTGGTGGTGGGGACCTTCGTGGCCTTCGCCGGCCTCGAGGTGAACGCCGTCCACATCGCCCGCATGAAGGGCCCGCCCCGGAACTACCTGAAGGCCGTCCTGCTCGCCGCCGCGACCGTCTTCACCACCTACCTGCTCGGCTCGCTCGCCATCTCCGTGGCCGTGCCCGACGCCTCGCTGGAGCTGACCTCGGGGGCGTCGCAGGCGTTCACCGTCTACGCCGACGGCTTCGGGGTGACGGCGATGTCCTACGTCCTCTCGGGGCTGCTCGTGCTGGGCGCGCTGGCCGCGTCGATCGCCTGGATCGGCGGGCCCAGCCGCTCCATGTGGCTGGTGGGCCGAGCCGGCTACCTGCCGCCGCGGCTGCAGCGCACCAACGCCGAGGGCGTGCAGATCTCGCTGCTGCTGCTCCAGGGGGCGATCGTCAGCGTGCTCTCGTTCGTGTTCGTGGTGCTGCCCAACACCTCGGCCGCCTTCGCCCTGCTCCAGGACGTGTCCATCAGCCTCTACATGCTCATGTACGTGTGCATGTTCGCCTCGGCCATCCGGCTCCGGCGCACCCAGCCCGACGTGCCCCGCCCCATCCGGATCAAGGGGCTGCCGGTCATCGCCGTGGTCGGGGCCCTGGCCGCAGTGGCGGCCATCGTCCTCGGCCTCACCCCGCCGGCCGGCTACTCCACCCTCTCCTCGGGCACCTACGCGGCCATCGTGGCCGGCGGGGTCATCCTCCTGTCCCTGCCCCCGCAGCTCATCTACCGGCTCCGCAAGCCCTCGTGGGACACCGACCCCGAGGCCGTCGACGAGCTGGAGGCCGACGACTGA
- a CDS encoding enoyl-CoA hydratase-related protein, with translation MTSLDRDGEVWILDLGDGDNRFDPTTVDEVGAALDQVAASEAPAALVTTASGKIWSNGLDLDHLSAAGEGWVDYVQSVQALFARLLRLPVPTVAAIQGHAFAAGAMCALAHDVRVMRADRGYICLPEVDLGMPFSDGMVALISGSLAPAALHRMAVLGERIPGPEAVALGVADAAVPLDQVRDEAVGRATALAGKAGPTLATLRRTFHGRAIDLLDPPG, from the coding sequence ATGACCAGCCTGGACCGCGACGGCGAGGTGTGGATCCTCGACCTCGGCGACGGTGACAACCGCTTCGACCCCACCACCGTCGACGAGGTGGGGGCCGCCCTCGACCAGGTGGCCGCCTCCGAGGCACCCGCCGCGCTGGTGACCACGGCGTCGGGGAAGATCTGGTCCAACGGCCTCGACCTCGACCACCTCTCGGCCGCGGGCGAGGGCTGGGTGGACTACGTGCAGTCGGTGCAGGCCCTGTTCGCCCGACTCCTCCGACTGCCCGTCCCCACCGTCGCCGCCATCCAGGGCCACGCCTTCGCCGCCGGCGCCATGTGTGCCCTGGCCCACGACGTGCGGGTCATGCGCGCCGATCGGGGCTACATCTGCCTGCCGGAGGTCGACCTCGGCATGCCCTTCAGCGACGGCATGGTGGCGCTCATCTCCGGCTCGCTCGCCCCCGCCGCCCTCCACCGCATGGCCGTGCTGGGCGAGCGCATCCCCGGACCCGAGGCCGTGGCCCTCGGCGTGGCCGACGCCGCCGTCCCCCTCGACCAGGTCCGCGACGAGGCCGTGGGCCGGGCCACCGCGCTGGCCGGGAAGGCGGGTCCGACCCTCGCCACCCTTCGCCGCACCTTCCACGGCCGGGCCATCGACCTCCTCGACCCCCCGGGCTGA
- the rsgA gene encoding ribosome small subunit-dependent GTPase A encodes MGETDPITDTDPLAPLGWSPLWADRAEDAAARNERPGAEPGRVVRHDGVAVQVATRDGVVARPVLATVDPQPVVGDWVLTTDETVVAVLERSSLLRRRDTRRDTEQHLVANVDTVIIVCGLDRPVRDGRIQRATAVAWDADAEPVVVLTKADLVADAEETAVAVRGANPGVEVLVTSSKEDAGLQGVRDLGVGKSVVMLGESGAGKSSLANALSDGDVAIVGAVREGDAKGRHTTTSRELHVLPSGGVLIDNPGVRSLGLWTDAESVVATFDDIDSLAEGCRFSDCAHDAEPGCAVRAAIDAGDLHPARLEAWHAFHAEVEEADRRADEKAWRTPEAPPESKRRRRRGRGR; translated from the coding sequence TTGGGCGAGACTGACCCCATCACCGACACCGACCCCCTCGCCCCCCTCGGCTGGTCCCCCCTCTGGGCCGACCGGGCCGAGGACGCGGCGGCCCGCAACGAGCGGCCCGGGGCCGAGCCCGGGCGGGTCGTCCGCCACGACGGCGTGGCCGTCCAGGTCGCCACCCGCGACGGCGTCGTCGCCCGCCCCGTGCTGGCCACCGTCGACCCCCAGCCCGTCGTCGGCGACTGGGTCCTCACCACCGACGAGACCGTCGTCGCCGTGCTCGAGCGCAGCTCGCTCCTCCGCCGGCGCGACACCCGCCGTGACACCGAGCAGCACCTCGTGGCCAACGTCGACACCGTCATCATCGTCTGCGGCCTCGACCGGCCCGTGCGCGACGGCCGCATCCAGCGGGCCACCGCCGTGGCCTGGGACGCGGACGCCGAGCCCGTCGTCGTGCTCACCAAGGCCGACCTCGTCGCCGACGCCGAGGAGACCGCCGTCGCGGTGCGGGGCGCCAACCCCGGCGTCGAGGTGCTGGTCACCTCGAGCAAGGAGGACGCCGGCCTCCAGGGCGTGCGCGACCTCGGTGTCGGCAAGAGCGTGGTGATGCTGGGCGAGTCCGGCGCCGGCAAGTCGAGCCTGGCCAACGCGCTCTCCGACGGCGACGTGGCCATCGTCGGTGCGGTGCGCGAGGGCGACGCCAAGGGCCGCCACACCACCACCTCCCGCGAGCTGCACGTCCTGCCGTCGGGCGGCGTGCTCATCGACAACCCGGGCGTCCGGTCCCTCGGGCTCTGGACCGACGCCGAGTCGGTCGTCGCCACCTTCGACGACATCGACTCCCTGGCCGAGGGGTGCCGCTTCTCCGACTGCGCCCACGACGCCGAGCCCGGCTGCGCGGTGCGGGCCGCCATCGACGCCGGCGACCTCCACCCCGCCCGCCTCGAGGCCTGGCACGCCTTCCACGCCGAGGTGGAGGAGGCCGACCGCCGGGCCGACGAGAAGGCCTGGCGCACCCCCGAGGCCCCGCCCGAGAGCAAGCGCCGCCGCCGGCGCGGCCGGGGCCGCTGA
- a CDS encoding DUF3427 domain-containing protein, with protein sequence MGEELAAGLYERLMTEGLRARLDHVTEQLVPQADALHPSEAADRLALHVSQILESALESLPDKERVATGVQVVRALLAQVESQLDWDVGTDRPDDEGMVLRALRRRQPDGTPRAIDQPLIPLLDTTLLTNAPGEPTVGSQLRTEIASADRIDIVMAFIRMTGITPLLDALRTHRREGRQVRVLTTTYTGSTEQRALDVLRDLGAEVRVSYDLTTTRLHAKAWLFHRDSGYSTAYVGSSNLTHSAQVAGLEWNVRLSSARNASVTQKVAAVFDAYWENPDFRAYDPAEFAEQTERSTREDETYLSPVEIRLEPFQDRLLEQIEVARARGRHKNLLVSATGTGKTVMAAVDYARLRPTLTRDRLLFVAHREEILRQSQATFRHALRDPSFGERWVAGERPREFDHVFASVQSLSAGAIDSIDPAHFDVVIVDEFHHAAAPSYRRLLDHLAPVELLGLTATPERADGLPILDLFDGRIAAELRLWDAIDQQRLAPFTYFGIYDGLNYGQVPWRRGQGYDVTSLTNLYTGNDVWARQVVKELTDRVGDMAQAKVLGFCCSVDHARWMADRFNEVGIPSLAVWADTPTEERKRALLDLQTGRLNVVFSVDLFNEGVDVPSVDTLLLLRPTDSPTLFLQQLGRGLRKAPGKTSCLVLDFVGQHRKEFRFDLRYRALLGGTRRELEDRIKQGFPFLPAGCDLSLDRVASEKVLQNIRESIPTRWQAKADELRTLARSHGDVSLATYLQQTGLDLEDVYTSNKSWSDLREAAGLPLAPAGPDEAVIRRAIGRVGHIDDSERMATYRAWLLGDVPPQVSVLDDRRRRLARMLVGAIAGQALTKEHTLQSALDLLWDHPQVRAELRELLDVLAPQLNHLHTPLVGRPAVPLQVHARYTRLEILAAFGVGDSVRPANWQAGVQWVEPEQADLFVFTLDKSAGSFSPTTRYRDYAISRDLIHWESQSKTRADSATGLRYQHHAARGSDVMLFARLNTKELAFWFLGPATYVSHVSERPMQITWRLDHPLSGDLFASFAAAVA encoded by the coding sequence ATGGGGGAGGAACTGGCTGCGGGTCTCTACGAGCGCTTGATGACCGAAGGGTTGCGAGCCCGGCTCGACCACGTCACCGAGCAGCTCGTCCCCCAAGCCGATGCGCTCCATCCGAGCGAGGCCGCGGATCGTCTTGCGCTTCACGTCTCGCAGATCCTCGAATCGGCTCTGGAGTCCCTGCCCGACAAGGAGCGCGTCGCCACCGGGGTCCAGGTCGTCCGCGCCCTGCTGGCCCAGGTCGAGAGCCAGCTCGACTGGGACGTCGGGACCGATCGGCCCGACGACGAGGGAATGGTGTTGCGCGCCCTGCGACGGCGCCAGCCTGACGGCACGCCGCGAGCGATCGATCAGCCGCTCATTCCCCTGCTGGACACGACGCTGCTCACCAATGCTCCTGGTGAGCCGACTGTGGGCAGTCAGCTGCGCACGGAGATCGCATCGGCCGACCGCATCGACATCGTGATGGCGTTCATCCGTATGACCGGTATCACCCCTCTCCTCGACGCCCTCCGCACCCATCGCCGCGAAGGTCGTCAGGTGCGCGTACTCACGACGACCTACACCGGGTCGACCGAGCAACGCGCCCTCGACGTTCTTCGCGACCTCGGTGCCGAGGTGCGCGTGTCCTACGACCTCACCACGACCCGCCTCCATGCCAAGGCCTGGCTGTTCCATCGCGACTCGGGGTACTCCACGGCCTACGTGGGGTCATCGAACCTCACCCACTCCGCCCAGGTCGCCGGACTCGAGTGGAATGTGCGGCTCTCCTCGGCGCGCAACGCGTCGGTGACCCAGAAGGTTGCTGCGGTCTTCGATGCGTATTGGGAGAACCCCGACTTCCGCGCCTACGACCCAGCGGAGTTCGCCGAGCAGACGGAGCGGTCGACACGGGAGGACGAGACCTACCTGAGTCCGGTCGAGATCCGCCTGGAGCCCTTCCAGGACCGCTTGCTGGAGCAGATCGAGGTCGCCCGGGCTCGGGGACGGCACAAGAACCTGCTGGTGAGCGCCACCGGCACGGGCAAGACCGTCATGGCCGCTGTCGACTACGCCCGTCTGCGCCCCACCTTGACGCGCGACCGTCTGCTCTTCGTCGCCCATCGGGAGGAGATCCTTCGCCAGAGCCAGGCCACCTTCCGCCACGCTCTCCGCGACCCCTCCTTCGGCGAGCGCTGGGTGGCAGGAGAACGGCCCCGCGAGTTCGACCATGTCTTTGCCTCCGTGCAGAGCCTCAGCGCCGGGGCCATCGACTCCATCGATCCGGCCCACTTCGACGTCGTGATCGTGGACGAGTTCCATCACGCTGCCGCGCCCTCCTACCGACGCCTGCTCGATCACCTCGCTCCCGTCGAGCTGCTGGGTCTCACTGCCACTCCGGAGCGAGCCGACGGGTTGCCGATTCTCGATCTGTTCGATGGGCGGATCGCCGCCGAGCTCCGGCTCTGGGACGCGATCGATCAGCAGCGCCTCGCTCCGTTCACCTACTTCGGCATCTACGACGGGCTGAACTACGGGCAGGTCCCATGGCGGCGGGGCCAGGGCTACGACGTCACCAGCCTGACGAACCTCTACACGGGCAACGACGTCTGGGCCCGCCAGGTCGTCAAGGAGCTCACCGACCGCGTGGGCGACATGGCCCAGGCGAAGGTCCTCGGCTTCTGTTGCAGCGTCGACCACGCCAGGTGGATGGCCGATCGGTTCAACGAGGTCGGCATCCCCTCGCTTGCGGTGTGGGCGGACACGCCCACCGAAGAACGCAAGCGGGCCCTGCTCGACCTCCAGACCGGCCGTCTCAACGTCGTCTTCTCCGTCGACCTGTTCAACGAGGGCGTTGACGTGCCCTCGGTCGACACGCTGCTGCTCCTCCGCCCCACCGACAGCCCCACCCTCTTCCTGCAGCAGTTGGGCCGTGGGCTCCGCAAGGCTCCAGGCAAGACCTCATGTCTCGTCCTCGACTTCGTGGGGCAGCACCGCAAGGAGTTCCGCTTCGACCTTCGGTACCGCGCGCTGCTCGGCGGCACGCGGAGGGAGCTCGAGGACCGCATCAAGCAGGGCTTCCCGTTCCTGCCTGCGGGCTGCGACCTCTCCCTGGACCGGGTGGCATCGGAGAAGGTGTTGCAGAACATTCGGGAGTCGATTCCGACGCGCTGGCAGGCCAAGGCCGACGAGCTCCGCACCCTTGCCCGGAGCCACGGTGACGTGTCCCTGGCGACCTACCTGCAGCAGACGGGTCTGGATCTCGAAGACGTGTACACCAGCAACAAGTCGTGGTCGGACCTCCGAGAGGCTGCGGGATTGCCACTCGCCCCTGCGGGGCCTGACGAAGCCGTCATCCGTCGGGCCATCGGACGCGTCGGCCACATCGACGACTCCGAGCGCATGGCGACCTACCGGGCCTGGCTCCTCGGCGACGTGCCGCCTCAGGTTTCCGTCCTCGATGACCGCCGCCGGCGATTGGCGCGCATGCTGGTCGGCGCCATCGCCGGACAGGCGCTGACGAAGGAACACACCCTTCAGAGCGCGCTGGACCTGCTGTGGGATCACCCGCAGGTTCGTGCCGAGCTGCGGGAGCTGCTCGATGTGCTGGCACCCCAGCTCAACCATCTCCACACGCCCTTGGTGGGTCGGCCCGCCGTCCCGCTCCAAGTCCATGCCCGCTACACCCGACTCGAGATCCTGGCCGCCTTCGGTGTCGGGGACTCGGTCCGACCCGCGAACTGGCAAGCCGGCGTCCAGTGGGTGGAGCCCGAGCAGGCGGACCTCTTCGTCTTCACTCTCGACAAGTCCGCGGGCTCGTTCTCCCCCACGACCCGCTACCGGGACTACGCCATCAGCCGCGACCTCATCCACTGGGAGAGTCAGTCCAAGACACGAGCCGATAGCGCGACTGGACTGCGATACCAGCACCATGCCGCCCGCGGCTCCGACGTCATGCTCTTCGCTCGTCTCAACACGAAAGAGCTGGCCTTCTGGTTCCTCGGGCCGGCGACCTACGTCAGCCACGTCTCCGAACGTCCCATGCAGATCACCTGGCGCCTCGACCATCCGCTGTCGGGCGACCTGTTTGCGTCGTTCGCTGCGGCTGTCGCCTGA
- a CDS encoding LLM class F420-dependent oxidoreductase: MTRLGYQIPNFTYPDVGSADLFEVVARQAREADTSGFDTVMVMDHFYQLPMLGPPELEMMECYSLLSALAQHTSTARLSALVTGNTYRNPAVLAKTVTTLDVVSQGRAQLGIGAGWFELEHDSFGIEFGTFTDRFEKLEEALTIITGMFAGERPSLDGKWYQVSDAINSPAPVGKIPIMIGGGGEKKTLRLVAQFADDSNLICGADEIPRKLEALAGHCEDLGRDRSEITVSYQGLACVAPSHDQAVAELDAFLGRRGLDVGSMSEEDAAGVRAMVPHGDPDEIGERFSEHMATGIDGFTVSAPANGHVEGRVELLGQTMAKVVG, encoded by the coding sequence ATGACGCGCCTCGGCTACCAGATCCCCAACTTCACCTACCCCGACGTCGGGTCGGCCGACCTGTTCGAGGTGGTGGCCCGCCAGGCCCGGGAAGCGGACACCTCCGGCTTCGACACCGTCATGGTGATGGACCACTTCTACCAGCTGCCCATGCTGGGCCCGCCGGAGCTGGAGATGATGGAGTGCTACTCGCTGCTCTCCGCCCTGGCCCAGCACACCTCCACCGCCCGCCTGTCGGCACTGGTCACCGGCAACACGTACCGGAACCCGGCGGTTCTGGCCAAGACCGTCACCACCCTCGACGTGGTGTCCCAGGGCCGGGCCCAGCTCGGCATCGGCGCCGGCTGGTTCGAGCTCGAGCACGACAGCTTCGGCATCGAGTTCGGCACCTTCACCGACCGCTTCGAGAAGCTCGAGGAGGCCCTCACCATCATCACCGGCATGTTCGCCGGCGAGCGGCCCAGCCTCGACGGCAAGTGGTACCAGGTCTCCGACGCCATCAACTCGCCCGCCCCCGTGGGCAAGATCCCGATCATGATCGGCGGCGGCGGCGAGAAGAAGACGCTGCGCCTGGTCGCCCAGTTCGCCGACGACAGCAACCTCATCTGCGGTGCCGACGAGATCCCCCGCAAGCTCGAGGCCCTCGCCGGCCACTGCGAGGACCTCGGTCGGGACCGCTCCGAGATCACCGTCTCCTACCAGGGCCTGGCCTGCGTGGCCCCCAGCCACGACCAGGCCGTGGCCGAGCTCGACGCCTTCCTCGGCCGGCGGGGCCTCGACGTCGGCTCGATGTCGGAGGAGGATGCCGCCGGCGTCCGGGCCATGGTCCCCCACGGCGACCCCGACGAGATCGGCGAGCGCTTCTCCGAGCACATGGCCACCGGCATCGACGGCTTCACCGTCAGCGCCCCGGCCAACGGCCACGTCGAGGGCCGGGTCGAGCTCCTGGGCCAGACGATGGCCAAGGTCGTCGGGTAG
- a CDS encoding pyridoxamine 5'-phosphate oxidase family protein — MITLAELESVAPEVATPIRQRLEATGIGLVATVRRDGSPRISPFEVSVVDGSLYVGSMPGAAKARDLDRDPRAALLTPVADKDDLGGEGKLFLHVRRLDDPAERAAVTAGVLEGTEMDEDDLGDSPLYELRITGAAWQHVDGDAWDTLSWSPAHGVRHRRREGPTGASVDV, encoded by the coding sequence ATGATCACCCTCGCCGAGCTCGAGTCCGTCGCCCCCGAGGTGGCGACGCCCATCCGCCAGAGGCTGGAGGCCACCGGCATCGGCCTGGTCGCCACCGTGCGCCGGGACGGGTCGCCCCGCATCAGCCCGTTCGAGGTGAGCGTCGTCGACGGCTCCCTCTACGTGGGGTCGATGCCGGGGGCGGCCAAGGCCCGGGACCTCGACCGCGACCCCCGTGCCGCCCTGCTCACCCCGGTGGCCGACAAGGACGACCTGGGCGGCGAGGGGAAGCTGTTCCTCCACGTCCGCCGCCTCGACGACCCGGCCGAGCGGGCTGCGGTCACCGCCGGGGTCCTCGAGGGCACGGAGATGGACGAGGACGACCTGGGCGACTCCCCGCTCTACGAGCTGCGGATCACCGGGGCCGCGTGGCAGCACGTCGACGGCGACGCGTGGGACACGCTCTCGTGGTCGCCGGCCCACGGCGTCCGCCACCGCCGCCGGGAGGGCCCGACCGGGGCGAGCGTCGACGTCTGA
- a CDS encoding glycerophosphodiester phosphodiesterase family protein, with protein MTTSPPQALHPFLRVDGPAAFAHRGGAAEAPENTMAAFAHAVDLGYRHLELDVRATADGEVVVFHDATLDRVTDATGRLRARTLAQLDGVRVAGTEPVPRLADVLSAWPEVRVNIDPKEDAVVAPLVELLGPGDLLDRVCVTSFSDRRLARLRRAVGPRLCTALGPAAMARLRLAASGVPTRRLRGGVAQVPPRLRGVELLDAAVVRTAHRLGIPVHVWVVDEAEEMERLLDLGVDGLMTDRPTVLRDVLRRRGLWPEAP; from the coding sequence ATGACGACGAGCCCGCCCCAGGCCCTCCACCCGTTCCTCCGGGTCGACGGCCCCGCCGCCTTCGCCCACCGCGGCGGGGCGGCCGAGGCGCCCGAGAACACCATGGCCGCCTTCGCCCACGCCGTGGACCTCGGCTACCGCCACCTCGAGCTCGACGTGCGGGCCACCGCCGACGGCGAGGTGGTGGTGTTCCACGACGCCACCCTCGACCGGGTCACCGACGCCACCGGGCGGCTCCGCGCCCGGACCCTCGCCCAGCTCGACGGGGTCCGCGTCGCCGGCACCGAGCCCGTCCCCCGGCTGGCCGACGTGCTGTCGGCCTGGCCCGAGGTCCGGGTCAACATCGACCCCAAGGAGGACGCGGTCGTCGCGCCCCTCGTCGAGCTGCTGGGGCCGGGCGACCTGCTCGACCGGGTGTGCGTCACGTCCTTCTCCGACCGCCGCCTGGCCCGGCTCCGACGCGCCGTGGGCCCCCGCCTGTGCACCGCGCTCGGCCCCGCGGCCATGGCCCGTCTCCGCCTGGCCGCCAGCGGCGTGCCCACCCGGCGCCTCCGGGGCGGCGTGGCCCAGGTCCCGCCCCGTCTGCGCGGGGTCGAGCTCCTCGACGCGGCCGTGGTCCGCACCGCCCACCGGCTCGGCATCCCGGTCCACGTGTGGGTGGTCGACGAGGCGGAGGAGATGGAGCGCCTCCTCGACCTCGGGGTCGACGGGCTGATGACCGACCGCCCCACCGTGCTGCGCGACGTCCTCCGGCGCCGGGGCCTCTGGCCCGAGGCGCCCTGA